In Pseudomonas sp. ADAK2, the genomic window GAGATCGCGCAGGGCTTCTTTGTTGAAGCGCAGGATGTCGCGCAACATGCTCCAGAACCCCGGCGACAACAGGTTGCGACGCTGGGCGAACAGGCTGTTGAAGTTGTTGCCGTTGTATTCCAGACCCGAATCCGGGTCGGTGACCGAGAAACTCATCTCGGTCGGCTTGAACCCCACACCGAGTTGCTCCAGCAGGCGGATGAAATTCGGGTAGGTCCAGTCGTTGAACACAATGAACCCGGTGTCCACGGCGTAACGCTGGCCGTCGACAGTCACCTCGATCGTGTGGGTATGCCCACCGATCCAGTCGCCGGCTTCGAACAGGGTGATCTCGTGGCTGCGATTGAGCAGGTAGGCGCTGGTCAGGCCCGAGATACCGCTGCCGATAATGGCGATGTTCACGGTTGATCCTTGATCGGCGGGTTGCTGCGCACCATGCGCTTGCCGATCGCCAGTTTTATCTGATTGGGCATTTTCGACAGTGGCCACAGGGCGGCCATGAACAGCGCCGGGAAGGCAATTTCCAATGGCCGATTCTTGAGTTTGGCGAAGATGTGCCGCGCGGCTTTATCCACAGGCCAACTGAGCGGCATCGGGAAATCGTTTTTCTCGGTCAGCGGCGTGTCGACAAACCCCGGGCTGACCACGGTGACTTCAATACCTTCCGGCGCCAGGTCGATGCGCAAGGATTCGAACAGGTAACGCAACCCGGCCTTGGAGGCGCCATAGGCTTCGGCGCGTGGCAATGGCAGGTAGGTCACCGAACTGGCCACACCCACCAGATGCGGCGCGATGCCCGCCCGCAGTAACGGCAGGGCGGCTTCGATGCAATAGCTGCTGGCAAGCAGGTTGGTGCGCACCACGTGCTCGACAATCGACGCATCGAATTGCTTGGCATCGACGTATTCGCAGGTGCCGGCGTTGAGGATCACCGTGTCCAGCGAGCCCCAGTCTTCGGCGATCCGCTCGCCGATTTCACGTACGGTCTGGCTATTGGTCAAGTCGCCGGCCACCACCATCACTTGTCCCGGATAGCGCTGGGAGAGGATTTTGAGCGGCACCACCGAGCGTGCACTGACCGCCAGATGCGCGCCGGTTTTCAATATTTCTTCGGCCAGTGCGGCACCAATGCCGCTGCTGGCGCCCGTCAACCAATATCGCCGTGGAGGTGTAAGGCTCATCCCATTCTCCTTTTCAGCCAGGCAATCGCCCGGCCCAATACGGGTAGATGTTCGTAAAGCAGCGCCCCGGCATCGAAATAATCCCGGTGGCGATAAACCTTGTCATGCCAGAGCAGGTGCGAGCAGCCGTCGACCCGAATCAACTGGCCACCGGCCAGGCGCGGATGGCGGTAGCTCATGACCCAGCGCAGATATCCTTCGCCTTCAGCGATCTGGTCGAAGCTGTGAAAATCGAAACGCAGTTCGCTGACGTTGGCATACAGCTCGGCGAAATAGCTGCGTAACTGGTTTAAGCCCTGTACTTCATGCAGCGGGTCGGTGAACTGCACATCGTCGGTGTACAACTCATCGAGGCGTTGCAGATTGTCTTTGTTCAAGTCCGCAAACTGCCGG contains:
- a CDS encoding SDR family NAD(P)-dependent oxidoreductase produces the protein MSLTPPRRYWLTGASSGIGAALAEEILKTGAHLAVSARSVVPLKILSQRYPGQVMVVAGDLTNSQTVREIGERIAEDWGSLDTVILNAGTCEYVDAKQFDASIVEHVVRTNLLASSYCIEAALPLLRAGIAPHLVGVASSVTYLPLPRAEAYGASKAGLRYLFESLRIDLAPEGIEVTVVSPGFVDTPLTEKNDFPMPLSWPVDKAARHIFAKLKNRPLEIAFPALFMAALWPLSKMPNQIKLAIGKRMVRSNPPIKDQP
- a CDS encoding nuclear transport factor 2 family protein, whose translation is MSDFLRRFARQFADLNKDNLQRLDELYTDDVQFTDPLHEVQGLNQLRSYFAELYANVSELRFDFHSFDQIAEGEGYLRWVMSYRHPRLAGGQLIRVDGCSHLLWHDKVYRHRDYFDAGALLYEHLPVLGRAIAWLKRRMG